In Pirellulales bacterium, the sequence GAGCGCCTCGACCAGGTCTTCGTTCAACCGCAGCGCACGGCCGATGGTGCGCGCGACCGACGACACCTCGATCGTGTGCGTCAGCCGCGTGCGATGATAATCTCCCAGCTCGCCGGTGAAGACCTGCGTCTTGGCGCTCAGCCGGCGGTACGCCGCGCTGTGTACGATGCGATCGCGATCGCGCTGAAACGGGCCGCGGTAGGCATGGTCGCGCTCCGGGTAATGCCGACCACGGCTGGCGGCACTGTGCATGGCGTACGGCGCGAGCAACAAACGGTCGCGCTCGCCAATATCGGCCAAATGACAACTCCCGGCCCCGGAAGTTGCGTCAACCCCCGCATGCGAGCGCGAATCTACTGGCTCGCCGAGGCTCATGATCGCCCCAGCTTTTCGGTCAACAGCTCCCACAATGCGTCGAGCGATTGCGAAATCACATCCACGCCCGAGAGCACCGGCATGAAATTCGTGTCTCCGCTCCAGCGGGGCACGATATGCCAGTGCAGATGCCCCGGCAGCCCCGCGCCAGCCACGCGACCAAGATTGAGGCCGACATTGAATCCCTCGGCGTTCAGCTCCTGGCTGAGCAGGCCGACCAGGCGCGTGATCGCGGCCATGGTTTCCGCCTGTTCGTCGGTGGT encodes:
- a CDS encoding HIT domain-containing protein; this encodes MKHEQLWAPWRLAYITGEIDKKKPVTADLPLLPGADPQCFICRAVADANDRQNLLVQRGANIVTVLNRYPYNNGHLLVAPRLHKGRLDELTTDEQAETMAAITRLVGLLSQELNAEGFNVGLNLGRVAGAGLPGHLHWHIVPRWSGDTNFMPVLSGVDVISQSLDALWELLTEKLGRS